One genomic segment of Amycolatopsis granulosa includes these proteins:
- a CDS encoding biotin-dependent carboxyltransferase family protein, giving the protein MAAVLEVVDSGPLSTVQDLGRPGYADIGVTASGAADRASLKLANHLVGNSAGAAAIEVTFGGFAARASRDLVVAVTGAPSPITVGRTSAPMNSPLRIPAGTEFRLGWPATGLRSYVAVQGGVTVEPVLGSRATDLLTGLGPDPLRRGMVLPLGDPVRPAAPHGEAPVCAPPSDELTLRMIPGPRDDWFAESASRTLLSQPYVVTSESNRIGIRLDGPVLPRAQQGELVSEGIVAGALQVPPSGRPTLFLADHPVTGGYPVIAVVVTEDVDKAAQARPGMRMRFTLADVPA; this is encoded by the coding sequence ATGGCCGCTGTGCTCGAGGTCGTCGACAGCGGGCCGCTGTCGACGGTGCAGGACCTGGGCCGGCCCGGGTACGCCGACATCGGTGTGACCGCGTCCGGCGCCGCCGACCGCGCCTCGCTGAAGCTCGCGAACCACCTGGTGGGCAACAGCGCCGGCGCGGCGGCGATCGAGGTGACGTTCGGCGGGTTCGCCGCCCGCGCGAGCCGGGACCTCGTCGTGGCCGTGACGGGTGCACCGAGCCCGATCACCGTGGGCCGGACGAGTGCCCCGATGAACTCGCCGCTGCGGATCCCGGCGGGCACCGAGTTCCGGCTGGGATGGCCGGCCACCGGGCTGCGCAGTTACGTGGCGGTCCAGGGCGGTGTGACGGTCGAACCCGTCCTCGGTTCGCGGGCGACGGACCTGCTGACCGGGCTGGGACCGGATCCGTTGCGGCGCGGGATGGTTCTCCCACTGGGCGACCCGGTTCGCCCCGCGGCGCCGCACGGCGAGGCGCCGGTCTGCGCTCCCCCGTCGGACGAGCTGACGCTGCGCATGATCCCCGGTCCGCGCGACGACTGGTTCGCCGAGTCGGCGTCGCGGACCCTGCTGTCGCAGCCCTACGTCGTGACCTCGGAGAGCAACCGCATCGGAATCCGGCTGGACGGGCCGGTGCTGCCCCGCGCGCAGCAGGGGGAACTGGTCAGCGAGGGCATCGTGGCCGGAGCGTTGCAGGTGCCGCCGTCCGGAAGGCCGACGCTGTTCCTCGCCGACCACCCGGTGACCGGGGGTTACCCGGTGATCGCGGTGGTGGTGACCGAGGACGTCGACAAAGCGGCCCAGGCACGCCCGGGGATGCGGATGCGGTTCACCCTCGCCGACGTGCCAGCCTAG
- a CDS encoding C40 family peptidase has translation MITVPITCAVAVLAFTAPATAAQLSTGDRIVHAAAAQAGKPYRSGGTGPGGFDCSGLAQYAHKQVGITLPRTARAQRTAVRGVSKPDKRPGDLVFFASGGKVYHVGIYAGDNKIWAAPESGDVVRLQTIWTSSYTVGRAW, from the coding sequence ATGATCACCGTGCCGATCACGTGCGCCGTCGCGGTCCTGGCGTTCACCGCGCCCGCGACCGCGGCGCAGCTGTCCACAGGCGACCGTATCGTGCACGCCGCGGCTGCACAGGCCGGAAAGCCCTACCGTTCCGGCGGTACCGGTCCGGGCGGGTTCGACTGCTCCGGCCTGGCGCAGTACGCGCACAAGCAGGTCGGCATCACCCTGCCCCGGACCGCCCGGGCGCAGCGGACGGCGGTCCGCGGCGTGTCCAAGCCGGACAAGCGGCCCGGCGACCTGGTGTTCTTCGCCAGCGGCGGCAAGGTTTACCACGTGGGTATCTACGCCGGGGACAACAAGATCTGGGCCGCTCCGGAATCGGGTGACGTGGTCCGGTTGCAAACCATCTGGACCAGTTCCTACACCGTCGGCCGGGCTTGGTGA
- a CDS encoding TetR/AcrR family transcriptional regulator: protein MSESAGATGLRRPGGRTARTRARVLDAVTSLLVESGFDGLSIDSVAERSGVHRATVYRRWRDVGGLLADVFDAAAQDDWAPADTGSLLGDLIAVNREVFESLRDTSSVTRALIAASFRSAPAAAALRAFWRDRYRRCAVVVSRAQARGELPDGVDAHRVVVMATAPLYHRLVLMGEPPDPVMAEECARDAVSAVISG from the coding sequence ATGAGCGAGTCGGCCGGTGCAACCGGTTTGCGCCGCCCCGGCGGCCGCACCGCCCGGACCCGCGCGCGGGTCCTGGATGCGGTCACGTCCCTGCTGGTCGAGTCCGGGTTCGACGGGCTGAGCATCGACTCCGTCGCCGAACGCTCCGGGGTGCACCGGGCGACGGTGTACCGGCGGTGGCGGGACGTGGGCGGCCTGCTGGCGGACGTGTTCGACGCGGCGGCACAGGACGATTGGGCACCGGCGGACACCGGTTCACTGCTGGGTGACCTGATCGCGGTGAACCGGGAGGTGTTCGAGTCGCTGCGGGACACCTCGTCGGTGACCCGGGCGTTGATCGCGGCGTCGTTCCGGTCGGCCCCGGCGGCGGCCGCGTTGCGCGCGTTCTGGCGCGACCGGTACCGGCGGTGCGCGGTGGTGGTGTCGCGGGCCCAGGCGCGCGGGGAGCTGCCGGACGGGGTGGACGCGCACCGGGTCGTGGTGATGGCGACGGCGCCGCTGTACCACCGGCTGGTCCTGATGGGTGAGCCACCGGATCCGGTGATGGCCGAGGAATGCGCCCGGGACGCCGTTTCGGCGGTGATCTCCGGATGA
- a CDS encoding virginiamycin B lyase family protein: MQIDEIDVPGAGPYGITEGPDGALWVTLVHSGQIARIAGDITVFDLDPGCGPAVITPGPDGALWFSRLRDDRIGRITPGGTATSYALPDGCGPYGVAAGPDGALWFTEMNAGRIGRITAGGEITEFSLGLDASFPSTLVTGGDGALWVTLNQAHALARVTTTGEVTRFPLPTGNAAPVGIAADAHAVWFAEIGAGQIGRITGGEITEFPLPDRGARPHAVATDGRGGCWFTEWGAGRVGHVTADGEFTHFTLPTPGSEPHGLTVGTDGSVCAALEAGRIARLRA, from the coding sequence GTGCAGATCGACGAAATCGACGTGCCCGGCGCCGGGCCGTACGGGATCACCGAAGGCCCGGACGGCGCCCTGTGGGTGACGCTGGTCCACAGTGGCCAGATCGCCCGGATCGCGGGCGACATCACGGTGTTCGACCTCGACCCCGGCTGCGGGCCGGCGGTGATCACACCCGGTCCGGACGGTGCGCTGTGGTTCAGCCGCCTGCGTGACGACCGCATCGGCCGGATCACCCCCGGGGGCACCGCCACCTCCTACGCGCTGCCGGACGGCTGCGGCCCGTACGGGGTCGCCGCCGGACCGGACGGTGCGCTGTGGTTCACCGAGATGAACGCCGGCCGGATCGGCCGGATCACCGCGGGTGGCGAGATCACCGAGTTCTCGCTGGGCCTCGACGCCTCGTTCCCGTCCACCCTGGTCACCGGCGGCGACGGCGCGCTCTGGGTGACGCTGAACCAGGCGCACGCCCTCGCGCGCGTCACCACCACCGGCGAGGTGACCCGCTTCCCGCTCCCCACCGGGAACGCCGCGCCGGTCGGCATCGCCGCCGACGCGCATGCGGTGTGGTTCGCCGAAATCGGCGCCGGGCAGATCGGCCGCATCACCGGTGGCGAGATCACCGAGTTCCCGCTGCCGGACCGCGGAGCCCGCCCGCACGCGGTCGCCACCGATGGGCGCGGCGGGTGCTGGTTCACCGAATGGGGTGCGGGACGGGTCGGGCACGTGACCGCCGACGGTGAGTTCACGCATTTCACGCTGCCCACCCCGGGTTCCGAGCCGCACGGGCTCACCGTCGGCACGGACGGCTCGGTCTGCGCGGCGCTGGAGGCCGGCCGGATCGCCCGGCTGCGCGCCTGA
- a CDS encoding GTP-binding protein: protein MNTQPIPVVLVAGYLGSGKTTLVNHLLTHARDHRIGVVVNDFGRVNVDALAVAGQIDAMLPVGNGCLCCAVDSAGLDRMLERLTEPALGIDAIVVEASGLAEPRDLVRMLLAGENPRIAYGGLVEVVDAVEFEANRIRHPELDEHLRFADLVVLNKTDQRDDEDLRELVRELSGGRPVVRASFGAIDPGLLFDPGRPEPVARQLSFDDLRHQDGHLGHPHAHLHDAYRSVEFSSATPLHPRRLLNFLTERPAGLYRMKGPVHFGVPGHDDRFLLHTVGPYLRFHRSPWGDEAPGTRLVLIGTGLDADDLLARLSACVEPVPAARTERAILPVLKHCG, encoded by the coding sequence GTGAACACGCAGCCGATCCCCGTGGTCCTGGTCGCCGGCTACCTCGGCTCGGGCAAGACGACACTGGTCAACCACCTCCTCACGCATGCGCGCGACCACCGCATCGGCGTCGTCGTCAACGACTTCGGCCGCGTCAACGTGGACGCGCTGGCGGTCGCAGGGCAGATCGACGCGATGCTGCCGGTGGGTAACGGGTGCCTGTGCTGCGCGGTGGATTCCGCGGGCCTGGACCGCATGCTGGAGCGGCTGACCGAGCCCGCACTGGGCATCGACGCGATCGTCGTCGAAGCCAGCGGCCTCGCCGAGCCACGCGACCTGGTGCGCATGCTGCTGGCCGGGGAGAACCCGCGGATCGCGTACGGCGGGCTGGTCGAGGTCGTGGACGCGGTCGAATTCGAGGCCAACCGGATCCGTCACCCCGAGCTGGACGAGCACCTGCGCTTCGCCGACCTGGTGGTGCTGAACAAGACCGACCAGCGGGACGACGAAGACCTGCGGGAACTGGTGCGCGAGCTCAGCGGCGGCCGCCCGGTCGTGCGGGCGTCGTTCGGCGCGATCGATCCGGGTCTGCTGTTCGATCCGGGCCGGCCGGAGCCGGTGGCACGGCAGCTGTCGTTCGACGACCTGCGCCACCAGGACGGCCACCTCGGCCACCCCCACGCGCACCTGCACGACGCCTACCGCAGTGTCGAGTTCTCCTCGGCGACACCGCTGCACCCGCGGCGGTTGCTGAACTTCCTGACCGAACGGCCGGCCGGGTTGTACCGGATGAAGGGGCCGGTGCACTTCGGCGTGCCCGGCCACGACGACCGCTTCCTGTTGCACACCGTCGGACCGTACCTGCGGTTCCACCGCTCGCCGTGGGGCGACGAGGCACCCGGCACGCGGCTGGTGCTGATCGGGACCGGCCTCGACGCCGACGACCTGCTCGCGCGGCTCTCGGCCTGTGTGGAACCCGTCCCGGCGGCCCGCACCGAGCGGGCGATCCTGCCGGTGCTCAAACACTGCGGGTAG